The following coding sequences lie in one Candidatus Edwardsbacteria bacterium genomic window:
- a CDS encoding MFS transporter, with the protein MPEDKYSKTQSTARPDKEPGRSLKISIIEGSFASVHIAITIGALVTGYALMLGANDFHLGLLAALSALSNVGAIFSAYLVGLLGHRKKLTIWAATLGRLLWAALCILPFLNVLTGWKLLIFFLVIFVANTSVNMANNAWLSWMTDLVPLKRRGSYFGLRSTILGAVTMAANFGAGKLYDVMNSQGHQQQAFALIFGVAALAAVIAGIILSKQWEPPLTGEKPLPISELFRLPFANRDFRRLLLFFVLWSMATAVAGPFFAAHMIKNLNMPFAVIAYYSIIAGILNFAFQPVWGRIIDRLGNKPVMIFNMLGIFTLPLFWLFAAPNFYLPIWIDAFISGLVWPGFTLATFNLLLVSAPEENRTAYLAVQSMVTGLAIFAASLIGGWLANSLHDFKFIIFGQTIINFHLLFVLSSICRISLLPLALKLREDQAQSVGTLLDMVGDKSSQRFSEMLDSGIMTIKQIRNQLQ; encoded by the coding sequence ATGCCTGAAGATAAATATTCAAAAACTCAATCTACGGCCCGGCCGGACAAAGAACCCGGCCGGAGCCTGAAGATATCCATCATCGAGGGCTCCTTTGCCTCGGTCCACATCGCCATCACCATCGGGGCCCTGGTGACCGGGTATGCCCTGATGCTGGGGGCCAACGATTTCCACCTGGGCCTGCTGGCCGCCCTCAGCGCCTTATCCAACGTTGGAGCGATATTCAGCGCCTATCTTGTCGGCCTTCTGGGGCACCGCAAAAAACTGACCATATGGGCGGCCACCCTGGGGCGCCTGCTGTGGGCGGCCCTGTGCATACTGCCCTTCCTCAATGTCCTGACTGGATGGAAATTATTGATATTCTTCCTGGTGATATTCGTTGCCAACACCTCTGTCAACATGGCCAACAACGCCTGGCTGTCCTGGATGACCGACTTGGTGCCGCTGAAACGACGTGGCTCCTACTTCGGGCTGCGCAGCACCATCCTGGGTGCGGTGACCATGGCCGCCAATTTCGGCGCCGGGAAGCTGTACGATGTCATGAACAGCCAGGGCCATCAACAGCAGGCCTTCGCCCTGATCTTCGGGGTGGCCGCCCTTGCCGCCGTCATCGCCGGGATCATTCTATCCAAGCAATGGGAACCGCCCCTTACCGGCGAAAAACCCCTGCCCATTTCGGAGTTGTTCCGGCTCCCCTTTGCCAACCGGGACTTCCGCCGCCTGCTGCTGTTCTTCGTCCTGTGGTCAATGGCTACCGCCGTGGCCGGGCCATTCTTCGCCGCCCACATGATCAAGAACTTAAATATGCCTTTCGCGGTGATCGCCTACTATTCCATCATCGCCGGGATCCTGAACTTCGCCTTCCAGCCGGTTTGGGGCCGGATCATAGACCGCTTGGGCAACAAGCCGGTGATGATCTTCAACATGCTGGGCATCTTTACCCTGCCCCTGTTTTGGCTTTTTGCCGCCCCTAATTTCTATCTGCCGATATGGATCGACGCCTTCATCAGCGGCCTGGTCTGGCCCGGGTTTACCCTGGCCACCTTCAATCTGCTTTTGGTGAGCGCCCCCGAGGAGAACCGCACCGCCTATCTGGCGGTCCAGAGCATGGTGACCGGCCTCGCCATCTTCGCCGCCTCGCTGATCGGAGGCTGGCTGGCCAACAGCCTGCACGATTTTAAATTTATAATCTTTGGGCAGACCATAATCAATTTCCACCTGCTTTTCGTGCTGTCCTCCATCTGCCGGATATCGTTGCTGCCCCTGGCCCTCAAACTAAGGGAGGACCAGGCCCAGTCGGTGGGGACCCTGCTGGATATGGTGGGCGACAAATCATCCCAGCGGTTCAGCGAGATGCTTGATTCGGGGATAATGACGATAAAACAAATACGGAATCAGTTGCAGTAA
- the mtaB gene encoding tRNA (N(6)-L-threonylcarbamoyladenosine(37)-C(2))-methylthiotransferase MtaB — translation MSEISFQITTFGCKANQYDSQLWRTTLEGAGLRYDEDKADLYLVNTCSVTLSAEQQARQTVRKIIRNNPSAKSIIIGCYGQLSAETLSRIDGVGLVLGRHSSEAAGQLLNWLGIGQDKVPSRIKTFHGHTRAFIKVQDGCNHRCSYCIVPLARGASRSRPLDEILSEAQNLTASGHRELVVTGIRLGDFKPSLGILLRSLKDIPGLDRIRLSSLEPDDLSDDLIETMQGIPLLARHLHLPLQSGCDSILKKMNRPYSVAYYRELMDKLRRAMPGITIGSDIIVGFPGETEEHFGQSVRNIKEMGFTHLHIFTYSKRPGTKAALMAGQIPEDIKKERLHRLKDIHENLQQEYLSGLAGKSELVLVESSDRGLWSGFGEHYHKVYFRTDRDMKNKMVRVRLSEPYEQGLMAEPIEGLDNPK, via the coding sequence ATGTCAGAAATTTCATTTCAAATAACCACCTTCGGTTGCAAGGCCAACCAATACGATTCCCAGCTTTGGAGGACCACCCTGGAGGGTGCCGGTCTGCGCTATGATGAGGACAAAGCTGATCTTTATCTGGTCAACACTTGCTCGGTGACCTTGTCTGCCGAACAGCAGGCCCGACAGACAGTCAGGAAAATCATTCGCAATAATCCGTCAGCCAAAAGCATCATCATCGGCTGTTACGGACAGCTATCGGCAGAGACCCTTTCCAGAATAGACGGGGTGGGACTGGTGTTGGGGCGACACAGCAGTGAAGCCGCCGGTCAGTTGCTGAACTGGCTGGGGATCGGCCAAGACAAAGTGCCTTCCAGGATAAAAACATTCCATGGGCACACCCGGGCCTTCATCAAGGTCCAGGACGGATGCAATCATCGTTGCAGCTATTGCATTGTGCCGCTGGCCCGGGGGGCTTCCCGTAGCCGTCCGCTGGACGAGATATTATCCGAAGCCCAAAACCTGACCGCCTCTGGCCACCGCGAATTAGTGGTCACCGGTATCCGGCTGGGGGATTTCAAGCCATCTTTGGGCATCCTGCTGAGATCGTTAAAAGATATTCCCGGCCTGGATCGGATACGTTTGAGCTCCCTGGAGCCCGACGACCTGAGCGACGACTTGATAGAGACCATGCAGGGCATACCGCTGTTGGCCAGACATCTTCACCTGCCGCTGCAGAGCGGATGTGATAGCATTCTAAAGAAAATGAACCGGCCATACAGCGTTGCCTATTACCGGGAACTAATGGACAAATTAAGGCGGGCCATGCCGGGCATCACCATCGGATCGGATATCATCGTGGGCTTTCCCGGTGAGACCGAGGAACATTTCGGCCAGAGCGTCCGCAACATAAAAGAGATGGGGTTTACCCATCTGCATATTTTTACCTATTCCAAGAGGCCCGGCACCAAGGCCGCCCTGATGGCCGGGCAGATTCCCGAGGATATCAAGAAGGAGCGGCTGCACCGCCTGAAGGATATTCACGAAAACCTGCAGCAGGAATATTTATCCGGGCTGGCGGGGAAGTCCGAGCTGGTGCTGGTGGAGTCATCGGACAGGGGGCTGTGGTCCGGTTTCGGTGAGCACTATCACAAAGTGTATTTCAGGACGGACCGGGACATGAAGAACAAAATGGTTAGGGTAAGATTATCGGAGCCTTATGAACAGGGGCTGATGGCAGAGCCGATAGAGGGGTTGGATAATCCTAAATAA
- a CDS encoding SPOR domain-containing protein, protein MPYKGHDIKRIFGPAARSAWPLIVFLLLNSSFCFGISEEKEYEAAWQLCQAGKYPEATEAYKKYLSRHPRGKFIPEARFTLARIETSGNNAFGHYQFILDNYPAHSLASQASYATAQYLQNVGSVAQARERYLYTYSRYGSTPAGRESLSKLALMALGNDSLSKAEAYVNAYLDQYPRAPGGAALLNALAGYWQKKGDIARAKEYWRRIMDLFPGTPESGSAREYLIAALTQENQDDESLSETGPENNSPSPAEITQPQTADQPPAPEEPAPLSFYYLQIGAYNNKAIMDGWAKKVRAEGFDTVVEEVREGKNTIYKLQAGPYENSSELKKAQQALKEKFGLKTMVVER, encoded by the coding sequence ATGCCATATAAAGGTCATGACATAAAGCGGATATTTGGTCCGGCAGCGAGATCGGCCTGGCCATTGATCGTGTTCCTGTTGTTGAACAGCTCTTTTTGCTTCGGGATCAGCGAGGAGAAGGAATACGAAGCGGCCTGGCAGTTGTGCCAAGCCGGGAAATATCCCGAGGCCACCGAGGCTTATAAAAAATATCTTTCCCGCCATCCCCGGGGAAAGTTCATTCCCGAGGCCAGGTTCACCCTGGCCCGTATCGAGACCAGCGGAAACAATGCCTTCGGCCATTACCAGTTCATCCTGGACAACTACCCCGCCCATTCATTGGCTTCTCAGGCCTCTTACGCTACGGCCCAATACCTGCAGAACGTGGGTTCGGTCGCCCAGGCCAGGGAGCGGTATCTCTACACCTATTCGCGGTACGGCAGCACCCCGGCCGGCAGGGAAAGCCTGTCCAAGCTGGCTTTGATGGCCCTGGGCAATGACAGCCTGAGCAAAGCCGAGGCCTATGTCAACGCCTATCTGGATCAGTATCCCCGGGCCCCGGGAGGGGCCGCCCTGCTGAATGCCCTGGCCGGGTACTGGCAGAAAAAAGGCGATATTGCCAGGGCCAAGGAGTACTGGAGGAGGATCATGGATCTTTTCCCCGGGACTCCGGAATCCGGCAGCGCCCGGGAATATCTGATAGCCGCCCTGACCCAGGAAAACCAGGACGACGAGAGCCTTTCGGAGACCGGGCCCGAGAATAATTCGCCCAGCCCGGCCGAAATTACCCAGCCCCAAACGGCCGATCAGCCGCCGGCTCCGGAGGAACCTGCTCCTCTCAGCTTTTATTACCTGCAGATCGGAGCCTACAATAACAAGGCGATCATGGATGGCTGGGCCAAAAAAGTGAGGGCCGAAGGCTTTGACACCGTAGTGGAGGAGGTCAGGGAAGGCAAGAACACGATATACAAATTGCAGGCCGGCCCTTATGAAAATTCATCCGAGTTGAAAAAAGCCCAGCAGGCCCTGAAAGAAAAATTCGGACTGAAAACGATGGTGGTCGAAAGGTGA
- the miaB gene encoding tRNA (N6-isopentenyl adenosine(37)-C2)-methylthiotransferase MiaB, with translation MLNLIYYIETYGCQMNLYDSAAVRTLLDQAGCRETEDPEQAQLMVINSCAVRGHAEERVLGRIGELKSWKKGKPGRMMVLMGCVGQENGESLLERYSQLDLVLGTERFQEIAGHLDNYLKNGQRQALTSLEERGGEGSIIPSFEKQVCAFLAVMRGCDNFCSYCIVPYVRGREYSRPSGDILGEIRCLAEGGIREITLVGQNVNSYHSDGADFPDLLAQAADVPGIERIRFITSHPKDCGNKLLETMAGHQKICRHLHLPLQSGSDRVLGLMNRKYTLEQYREIVISARKLMPELALTSDLIAGFPGESEEDFQMTLAVMRDIRFDSAFTYKYSIRPGTKAAQMPGQLAEDVRQDRLARMISLQQKISLESNQADIGKTLTVLVEKAVPKRGQMRGRSPGNKPVAFDCASGVSPGDVVKVRVNKATQSTLTGSML, from the coding sequence ATGTTGAATCTGATATATTACATAGAGACCTACGGCTGCCAGATGAATCTTTACGATTCGGCGGCGGTAAGGACCCTGCTGGACCAGGCCGGCTGCCGGGAGACGGAGGATCCGGAGCAGGCCCAGCTGATGGTGATCAACAGCTGTGCGGTCAGGGGACATGCCGAGGAGCGGGTGCTGGGGCGTATAGGCGAACTCAAGTCCTGGAAAAAGGGGAAACCGGGCCGGATGATGGTGCTGATGGGCTGCGTGGGGCAGGAGAACGGAGAAAGCCTGCTGGAACGCTATTCTCAATTGGATCTGGTATTGGGGACCGAACGGTTCCAGGAGATAGCCGGGCATCTTGATAATTACTTGAAGAACGGACAGCGGCAGGCCCTGACCTCCCTGGAGGAAAGAGGCGGTGAGGGAAGTATAATACCATCATTCGAAAAGCAGGTCTGCGCCTTTTTAGCGGTGATGCGGGGCTGCGACAATTTCTGCAGTTACTGCATAGTACCCTATGTCAGGGGGCGGGAGTATTCCCGCCCGTCCGGCGACATCCTCGGCGAAATAAGATGCCTGGCCGAGGGGGGCATCAGGGAGATCACTCTGGTTGGCCAGAACGTGAATTCCTACCACTCCGATGGTGCTGACTTCCCCGACCTGTTGGCCCAAGCGGCCGATGTTCCGGGGATAGAGAGGATACGCTTCATTACCTCCCATCCCAAGGACTGCGGTAATAAACTGCTGGAGACCATGGCCGGACATCAAAAGATCTGCCGGCACCTGCACCTGCCACTGCAGTCTGGCAGCGACCGGGTCCTGGGCCTTATGAATCGCAAATATACCCTGGAGCAATACCGGGAGATTGTCATTTCCGCCCGGAAGCTGATGCCCGAGCTGGCGCTGACCAGCGACCTGATTGCCGGGTTCCCCGGCGAGTCCGAAGAAGATTTCCAAATGACCCTGGCTGTCATGCGGGATATCCGATTCGACTCGGCCTTCACCTACAAGTATTCCATACGACCCGGCACCAAGGCGGCCCAGATGCCGGGGCAACTGGCCGAAGATGTCAGGCAGGATCGCCTGGCAAGGATGATATCGCTCCAGCAGAAAATTTCGCTGGAATCCAACCAGGCCGATATCGGCAAAACTTTAACGGTGCTGGTGGAAAAAGCCGTCCCCAAAAGGGGGCAGATGAGGGGGCGCAGCCCCGGGAACAAGCCGGTGGCCTTTGACTGCGCATCGGGCGTCAGTCCCGGGGATGTAGTCAAAGTAAGAGTAAATAAGGCCACCCAGTCCACCCTGACCGGCTCGATGCTGTAA